One genomic region from Cetobacterium ceti encodes:
- a CDS encoding mechanosensitive ion channel family protein, which produces MKNLNLPFDILRDEHGENILHKLFYESIDFLIRLLIFLIFLYIGSLCVKKILKYFDKLPALNSDLSTQQFIRSIIKIGLYGIFVVIGLLLFGFSESSIATMISAIGLGIGISLKEFLSNFAGGIIIFFTRPFVVGNFIKINGVMGEVYKISVFSTEINSLDSRRIIIPNTVMISNNLINFDSNDYRRIQLTVSVAYGSNLKQVIDILNEIANTYPDLDKTKENFINTMTYGDSSLNILFLVWTKREGYYKVRGELMAYILDKLTEEKVDIPFNTLTVNIEKD; this is translated from the coding sequence ATGAAAAATTTAAATTTACCTTTTGATATTTTAAGGGATGAACATGGAGAAAATATTCTTCATAAATTATTTTATGAAAGTATTGATTTTTTAATCAGACTACTTATTTTTTTAATTTTTTTATACATAGGTTCTCTCTGTGTAAAAAAAATTCTTAAATATTTTGATAAATTGCCTGCTTTAAATTCTGATTTAAGCACACAGCAATTTATCCGTTCTATTATTAAAATTGGACTTTATGGAATCTTTGTTGTTATTGGTTTACTTTTATTTGGTTTTAGTGAAAGTTCTATTGCTACAATGATAAGTGCTATCGGTTTAGGAATAGGAATTTCTCTAAAAGAATTTCTTTCAAACTTTGCAGGAGGAATAATTATATTTTTTACTAGACCTTTTGTTGTGGGAAATTTTATTAAAATAAATGGAGTAATGGGAGAGGTTTATAAAATTTCTGTATTTTCCACAGAAATAAATAGTTTAGATAGTCGTAGGATTATTATTCCTAATACGGTTATGATAAGCAATAATTTAATAAATTTTGATTCTAACGATTATAGAAGAATTCAACTTACAGTCTCTGTAGCATATGGTAGTAATTTAAAACAAGTTATAGATATTTTAAATGAAATTGCAAATACCTATCCTGATTTAGATAAAACTAAGGAAAATTTTATAAATACAATGACCTATGGAGATTCAAGTTTAAATATATTATTTTTAGTTTGGACCAAAAGAGAAGGATATTATAAAGTTCGTGGAGAATTAATGGCCTATATTCTAGATAAACTTACTGAAGAAAAGGTAGATATTCCATTTAATACTTTAACTGTAAATATTGAAAAAGATTAA
- a CDS encoding YfcC family protein produces METKKKKRSFPTAFTVLFIILIIASILTYVIPSGRFSRLKYDDQTNEFIITDYKDHVTVEPATQEYLDKLNIQLDLSQFKDGVIKKPLAIPGTYTKISQHPQGITEILKAPVEGVMDTVDIMIFVLILGGIIGLVNKVGAFEAGIAALSKKTKGKEFILVSIIFILTTLGGTTFGLAEETIAFYPILMPIFLVSGFDAITCIAAIYLGSSVGTMFSTVNPFSVVIASNAAGISFTDGLFFRVIALGIASIITLGYIYHYSKKVQNNPEASLTYDNKKEIHDRFLKEYDDEKGSDIIFTNRKKLILLIFSLAFVVLIWGVSSAGWWFEEMSALFLGVAIIIIVLSGLPEKEAINTFISGAADLVGVVLTIGLARSINIVLDHGFVSDTLLHYSINLISGMSGWLFSVTQLFVFSFLGFFIPSSSGLAVLTMPIMAPLADSVGLSREIVINAYNWGQGLMAFITPTGLILVTLEMAGTTFDKWLKFVLPLMGMVGIYAVLMLIINTLV; encoded by the coding sequence ATGGAAACAAAAAAGAAAAAAAGGAGTTTTCCTACAGCATTTACCGTACTATTTATTATTTTAATTATTGCATCTATTTTAACTTATGTTATCCCATCTGGGCGATTTTCTAGATTAAAATATGATGATCAAACAAATGAATTTATTATTACAGATTATAAGGATCATGTAACTGTAGAACCTGCTACTCAAGAATACTTAGATAAATTAAATATTCAATTAGATTTATCTCAATTTAAAGATGGAGTTATTAAAAAACCATTGGCTATTCCTGGAACTTATACTAAAATTAGCCAACATCCACAAGGTATAACTGAAATTTTAAAAGCTCCTGTTGAAGGTGTAATGGATACTGTAGATATTATGATATTTGTTTTAATTCTTGGAGGTATAATTGGATTAGTAAATAAAGTTGGAGCTTTTGAAGCTGGAATTGCAGCTCTCTCTAAAAAAACAAAGGGAAAAGAATTTATTCTTGTTTCAATTATATTTATTCTAACAACACTAGGAGGAACTACTTTTGGTTTAGCTGAAGAAACTATAGCATTTTATCCCATTCTTATGCCTATATTTTTAGTCAGCGGATTTGATGCTATTACTTGTATTGCTGCTATTTATTTAGGTTCTTCTGTGGGAACTATGTTTTCTACTGTAAATCCATTTTCAGTTGTTATTGCTTCTAATGCTGCTGGAATTAGTTTTACAGATGGATTATTCTTTAGAGTTATAGCTCTTGGAATAGCTTCTATTATAACTTTAGGATATATTTATCATTATTCTAAAAAAGTACAAAATAATCCTGAAGCTTCTCTCACATATGATAATAAAAAGGAGATTCATGATAGATTTTTAAAAGAATATGATGATGAAAAAGGTAGCGATATAATTTTTACCAATAGAAAAAAATTAATTTTATTAATCTTTTCCTTAGCATTTGTTGTTTTAATTTGGGGAGTTTCTAGTGCTGGTTGGTGGTTTGAGGAGATGTCAGCTCTATTCCTTGGAGTTGCAATTATTATAATTGTTCTATCAGGTCTTCCTGAAAAAGAAGCTATTAATACTTTTATAAGTGGAGCTGCTGATCTAGTTGGTGTAGTTTTAACAATAGGTTTAGCAAGATCTATTAATATCGTTCTTGATCATGGTTTTGTATCGGACACTTTACTTCACTATTCTATTAATTTAATTTCTGGAATGAGTGGTTGGCTATTCTCTGTAACTCAATTATTTGTATTTTCATTTTTGGGATTCTTTATTCCATCATCTTCAGGTTTGGCTGTTCTTACAATGCCTATTATGGCTCCTCTTGCAGATAGTGTTGGCTTATCTAGAGAGATTGTTATCAATGCCTATAACTGGGGACAAGGATTAATGGCATTTATTACTCCTACTGGATTAATTTTAGTTACTTTGGAAATGGCTGGAACTACCTTTGATAAATGGTTGAAATTTGTTCTTCCTCTTATGGGAATGGTTGGAATTTATGCTGTTCTAATGTTAATAATTAATACTTTAGTTTAG
- a CDS encoding YjjW family glycine radical enzyme activase encodes MNKMEKGIVNKIIKFSNVDGPGNRMAIFFQGCNLNCLSCHNPETIGLCSNCGNCIKICPEKALKKDINKKIKWNSELCIECDMCIKNCPSGASSRVKLYTVEDLIFEIEKVKSFIKGITVSGGECSLQPEFIAELFLQVKKRFPKLTCFVDTNGKEDFTQVKYKNFVDLTDKFMLDIKAWDEDEHIKLTGFTNKNIIKNLFYLKELDKLFEVRTVVIPEFLNNKMTIENVSKIIQDKNIRYKIIKYRKLGVRKENLIGINSPTKDELEFLEEICKENHVKDIVII; translated from the coding sequence ATGAATAAAATGGAAAAGGGAATAGTAAATAAAATCATTAAATTTTCCAATGTGGATGGTCCTGGAAATAGAATGGCTATTTTCTTTCAAGGGTGTAATTTAAATTGTTTAAGTTGTCATAACCCCGAAACTATAGGTCTTTGTAGTAATTGTGGAAACTGTATAAAAATATGTCCTGAAAAAGCTCTTAAAAAAGATATAAATAAAAAAATAAAATGGAATAGCGAATTATGTATAGAATGTGATATGTGTATTAAAAACTGTCCTAGTGGAGCATCTTCAAGGGTTAAATTATATACTGTGGAAGATCTTATTTTTGAAATTGAAAAAGTTAAAAGTTTTATAAAAGGAATAACAGTAAGTGGTGGAGAATGTTCATTACAGCCTGAATTTATAGCAGAATTATTTTTACAAGTAAAAAAAAGATTTCCAAAATTAACTTGTTTTGTAGATACTAATGGGAAAGAGGATTTTACTCAAGTAAAGTATAAAAATTTTGTTGATCTAACAGATAAATTTATGTTAGATATTAAAGCTTGGGATGAAGATGAGCATATTAAACTTACGGGATTTACCAATAAAAATATAATAAAAAATTTATTTTATTTAAAAGAATTGGATAAATTATTTGAAGTTAGAACTGTTGTAATTCCAGAATTTTTAAATAATAAAATGACCATAGAAAATGTTTCTAAAATTATACAGGATAAAAATATACGTTATAAAATAATAAAATATAGAAAATTAGGTGTTCGTAAGGAAAATTTAATTGGAATTAATTCTCCAACAAAGGATGAATTAGAATTTTTAGAAGAAATTTGTAAAGAAAATCATGTAAAAGATATAGTTATAATTTAA
- a CDS encoding YjjI family glycine radical enzyme — protein sequence MKNILDIIKSDKLTFEQKVVNLSRAAEGMIKTLEISDVTEKYRKEGIICDLFEGNAPYRPRYIVPDYELFMRQGSKFLGLEPAKNIWEAVNNLLILYKHVPSITTMPVYLGNIDYLLDDYIENEEEGYLAIKLFLKHIDATITDSFCHANIGPLETQAGRLILRAMKELQLPTPNLTVKYSELTSNDFAIECINTALSTAKPSFANDEIFRKDFEGEYGIVSCYNGLKVRGGANTLVRVRLGKLSKLAKNINDFLENILPEVANCTLDYIDERSKFIIEESNFFETNFLVKEGLLEKERFTGLFGIVGLAECVNNLLGATKENDRFGHSDLADELGIKIVETLEKIVKNHKTPYAGEFFNNNHILHSQVGIELDENESPGCRIPVGEEPELFEHIIQSAKYHGYFPSGIGDIFVFDETYKKNPEAILDIIKGAFDNNMRFFSLYCEDCDVVRVTGYLVKKSEIEKLERGEAVLRDTTVLGKGAKDNGKAFDRKLRNE from the coding sequence GTGAAAAATATTTTAGATATTATAAAAAGTGATAAATTAACATTTGAGCAAAAAGTTGTTAATTTAAGTAGAGCAGCAGAGGGAATGATAAAGACTTTAGAGATTTCAGATGTTACGGAGAAATATAGAAAAGAAGGAATTATATGTGATTTATTTGAGGGAAATGCTCCATATAGACCAAGATATATAGTTCCTGATTATGAGTTATTTATGAGACAGGGATCAAAATTCTTAGGATTGGAACCTGCTAAAAATATTTGGGAAGCAGTTAATAATTTATTAATTTTATACAAGCATGTTCCATCTATTACAACAATGCCTGTTTATTTAGGAAATATTGATTATTTATTAGATGATTATATAGAAAATGAAGAGGAAGGCTATTTAGCCATTAAATTATTTTTAAAACATATAGATGCTACGATAACTGACTCATTTTGCCATGCTAATATAGGTCCTTTAGAAACACAAGCTGGAAGATTAATTCTTCGCGCTATGAAAGAATTACAACTTCCAACTCCTAATTTAACAGTGAAGTACAGTGAATTAACAAGTAATGACTTTGCAATAGAGTGCATTAACACAGCTCTTTCTACAGCAAAGCCTAGTTTTGCAAATGATGAAATTTTTAGAAAAGATTTTGAAGGGGAATATGGAATTGTAAGTTGTTATAATGGTTTAAAAGTAAGAGGGGGAGCAAATACTTTAGTTAGAGTAAGACTTGGTAAATTATCAAAATTAGCTAAAAATATAAATGATTTTTTAGAGAATATTTTACCAGAAGTTGCAAATTGTACATTGGATTATATAGATGAAAGATCAAAATTTATAATAGAAGAAAGTAATTTTTTTGAAACTAATTTTTTAGTTAAAGAGGGACTACTTGAGAAAGAAAGATTTACAGGATTATTTGGAATAGTTGGATTAGCTGAATGTGTTAATAATTTATTAGGAGCTACAAAGGAAAATGATAGATTTGGACATTCTGATTTAGCTGATGAACTTGGAATAAAAATTGTAGAAACTTTAGAAAAAATAGTAAAAAATCATAAAACTCCATATGCAGGAGAGTTTTTTAATAATAATCATATACTACATTCTCAGGTTGGAATTGAGTTAGATGAAAATGAAAGTCCTGGATGTAGAATTCCTGTTGGAGAAGAACCTGAATTATTTGAGCATATAATTCAATCGGCAAAATATCATGGATATTTTCCAAGTGGAATAGGAGATATATTTGTATTTGATGAGACATATAAAAAAAATCCAGAAGCAATTTTAGATATTATTAAAGGAGCCTTTGATAATAATATGAGGTTTTTCTCTTTATACTGTGAAGATTGTGATGTTGTAAGAGTTACAGGATATTTAGTAAAAAAATCTGAAATTGAAAAATTAGAAAGAGGAGAAGCGGTCCTTCGTGATACTACAGTGTTAGGAAAAGGTGCTAAGGACAATGGAAAAGCTTTTGATAGAAAATTAAGGAATGAATAA
- a CDS encoding ABC transporter ATP-binding protein, producing MAEVVLRKVEKQYPNGFKAVHGIDLDIKDGEFMVFVGPSGCAKSTTLRMIAGLEEITGGEVYIGEKVVNDLPPKDRGIAMVFQNYALYPHMTVYENMAFGLRMAKVPKEEIDKRVREAAEKLEITELLDRKPKEMSGGQRQRVAVGRAIVRKPDVFLFDEPLSNLDAKLRVSMRVRITQLHKQLKEEGQNATMIYVTHDQVEAMTMGDRICVLNYGKIMQVDTPLNLYNFPANKFVAGFIGSPAMNLVEGELLGENGNIYVTLDGGIKLLLPNNKAEKVKDFVGKKVWFGIRPENIGNNMTNPGEAERKAEGKINIVEQMGNEEFIYFSIGKNQYTSRIPVEKSSGVTFGDKETFYFDMDKAHIFDFENEKNISL from the coding sequence ATGGCTGAAGTAGTTTTAAGAAAAGTTGAAAAACAATATCCTAATGGATTTAAAGCGGTACATGGAATTGATTTAGATATTAAAGATGGAGAATTTATGGTATTTGTAGGACCTTCAGGTTGTGCAAAGTCAACAACTCTTAGAATGATAGCTGGATTAGAAGAAATAACAGGCGGAGAAGTTTACATAGGAGAAAAAGTTGTTAATGACTTACCTCCAAAAGATAGAGGAATAGCAATGGTATTCCAAAACTATGCTTTATACCCTCATATGACTGTATATGAAAATATGGCCTTTGGATTAAGAATGGCTAAAGTTCCAAAGGAAGAAATCGATAAAAGGGTAAGAGAAGCTGCTGAAAAATTAGAAATAACAGAATTATTAGACAGAAAACCAAAGGAAATGTCAGGAGGACAAAGACAAAGAGTTGCAGTAGGAAGAGCAATTGTTAGAAAACCTGATGTGTTCTTGTTTGACGAACCACTATCAAACTTAGATGCTAAATTAAGGGTATCAATGAGGGTTAGAATAACTCAACTACATAAGCAATTAAAAGAAGAAGGACAAAATGCTACTATGATTTATGTTACCCATGACCAAGTAGAAGCGATGACAATGGGAGATAGAATTTGTGTATTAAATTATGGAAAAATAATGCAAGTTGATACTCCATTAAATTTATATAATTTCCCAGCTAATAAATTTGTAGCAGGATTTATAGGTTCTCCAGCTATGAACTTAGTAGAAGGAGAATTACTTGGAGAGAATGGAAATATTTATGTAACTTTAGATGGAGGAATAAAATTACTTTTACCGAATAATAAAGCTGAAAAGGTTAAAGACTTTGTAGGTAAAAAAGTTTGGTTTGGAATTCGTCCTGAAAATATTGGAAATAATATGACAAATCCAGGGGAAGCAGAAAGAAAAGCTGAAGGGAAAATAAATATAGTTGAACAAATGGGAAATGAAGAGTTTATTTATTTTAGCATTGGTAAAAATCAATATACTTCAAGAATTCCTGTGGAAAAATCTTCAGGGGTTACTTTTGGAGATAAAGAAACTTTTTATTTTGACATGGATAAAGCTCATATATTTGATTTTGAAAATGAAAAAAATATTTCTTTATAA
- a CDS encoding NAD(P)H-dependent flavin oxidoreductase, whose product MIKIGDLEINIPIIQGGMAIRASMSRLAAAVANEGGVGVIAGTTLSIDELKEEIRNARKNIVNKGGALGVNIMVAASGFADLVKTAIEEKVDMLICGAGFSRDVFDMVKGTSTKLVPIVSSLKLAKIAQKLGADAIVVEGGNAGGHLGTDKDSWDIVGEIAHGVSIPVFGAGGVITPDDAQRMLDLGAIGVQMGSRFLASKECEVSDEFKELYVKTKKDDVVTIMSSAGLPANAIRTPFAEKILSQEKLTPKSCHGCLKKCTRSFCVNSALVNGHNGNYESGLFFCGKDIWKIDEILSVKEIFEKFAPIFNK is encoded by the coding sequence ATGATAAAAATCGGTGACTTAGAAATTAATATCCCTATTATTCAAGGTGGTATGGCTATTAGAGCATCAATGTCTAGATTAGCTGCTGCTGTTGCCAATGAAGGCGGAGTAGGCGTTATTGCTGGAACTACCCTATCAATAGATGAATTAAAAGAAGAAATTAGAAATGCAAGAAAAAATATAGTAAATAAAGGTGGAGCTTTAGGAGTTAACATTATGGTTGCTGCTTCTGGATTCGCTGACTTAGTAAAAACTGCTATAGAGGAAAAAGTAGATATGCTTATTTGTGGCGCTGGATTCTCTAGAGATGTATTTGATATGGTTAAGGGAACCTCTACAAAATTAGTTCCTATAGTTTCATCTTTAAAATTAGCAAAAATAGCACAAAAGCTAGGTGCAGATGCAATTGTTGTTGAAGGGGGAAATGCTGGTGGCCATTTGGGAACAGATAAAGATTCTTGGGATATTGTTGGTGAAATAGCCCATGGTGTTTCAATTCCCGTTTTTGGTGCTGGTGGAGTAATCACCCCTGATGATGCCCAAAGAATGCTTGATTTAGGCGCTATTGGAGTTCAAATGGGAAGTAGATTTTTAGCTTCAAAAGAGTGTGAAGTGAGTGATGAATTTAAAGAACTTTATGTAAAAACAAAAAAAGATGATGTTGTAACTATAATGAGTTCAGCAGGACTTCCTGCAAATGCTATAAGAACCCCATTTGCTGAGAAAATTTTGTCCCAAGAAAAATTAACTCCTAAAAGTTGCCATGGCTGTTTAAAAAAGTGTACTAGGTCATTTTGTGTGAACAGTGCTCTTGTAAACGGTCATAATGGAAATTACGAGTCCGGTTTATTTTTCTGTGGTAAAGATATTTGGAAAATTGATGAAATACTTTCTGTTAAAGAAATTTTTGAAAAATTTGCTCCTATTTTTAACAAATAA
- a CDS encoding recombinase family protein, which yields MINVVAYTRVSSEKQVKEGQGLEVQEKSIQSYIKNNNYTLKNIFTDEGISGAEDLTKRKGLADAIKYIKENNIPYLIVQKLDRLARDTMLLGYLEFELKKVNCQIIATDQEFNNDPMGKLMKDILVAFASFEKQMINLRTSGGKKNKVEKKLFTGGKIPFGYKLINGDYLEINSTLKPIVRYIFSKRSKGHSLRDISKGIKETFDYHVPFSSVGYIVKNTAYMGKYRQEKNNFIEIPSIISKSLYYKVNKSK from the coding sequence ATGATAAATGTCGTCGCTTATACGAGAGTTTCTAGTGAAAAACAGGTAAAAGAAGGTCAAGGACTAGAAGTTCAAGAAAAATCTATTCAATCTTATATAAAAAATAATAATTATACCTTAAAAAATATTTTTACAGATGAAGGAATTTCTGGAGCAGAAGATTTAACTAAAAGAAAAGGCCTTGCAGATGCTATAAAATATATTAAAGAAAATAATATCCCATACCTTATAGTTCAAAAGTTAGATAGATTAGCTAGAGATACTATGTTATTAGGTTATCTTGAATTTGAATTAAAAAAAGTAAATTGTCAGATTATAGCTACAGATCAAGAATTCAATAATGATCCTATGGGAAAGTTAATGAAAGATATACTTGTTGCCTTTGCTAGTTTTGAAAAACAAATGATTAATCTTAGAACTAGTGGTGGGAAAAAAAATAAGGTAGAAAAAAAATTATTTACTGGGGGAAAAATACCCTTTGGTTATAAACTTATTAATGGAGATTATTTAGAAATTAATTCTACTTTAAAACCAATTGTTCGTTATATTTTTTCAAAAAGATCAAAAGGACATTCCTTAAGAGATATTTCAAAAGGAATAAAAGAAACTTTTGACTATCATGTTCCTTTTTCATCTGTGGGATATATTGTGAAAAATACCGCATATATGGGAAAATATAGACAAGAAAAAAATAATTTTATTGAAATTCCATCAATTATCAGCAAATCTTTATACTATAAAGTAAACAAAAGTAAATAA
- a CDS encoding YheT family hydrolase, producing MKNYIPAFLFKNKHINTCYPTLFRKVHVDYSRERIVTPDNDFLDIDWVKNNNNKLLILCHGLEGSSESPYMKGMAKYYSALGWDILAMNYRGCSGELNKQPIFYNCGFTKDLEYLIEINSHYDKIALSGFSLGANIILKYLGERKKYPKNLLCAAVVSPPMDMEACSKRIKSFSNALYKTKFLKTLKEKVIEKNKLYPGIYRDAVNLKRFSMVSELDEFDDIFTAPIHGYLDAHEYYEKNSSLFLLDNIKIPTYILTPLDDPIMANSCYPYEKCNKNEFLTFETPEYGGHVGFSKLNDDAYWHEEKISEFFEVCESGEKSLLKDFSQLNSSPKIDFALRP from the coding sequence ATGAAAAACTATATACCTGCTTTTTTATTTAAAAATAAGCATATTAACACTTGTTATCCAACTTTATTTAGAAAAGTTCATGTCGATTATTCTCGAGAAAGAATAGTAACTCCTGATAATGATTTTTTAGATATTGATTGGGTAAAAAATAATAATAATAAATTATTAATTCTTTGTCATGGATTAGAAGGAAGTTCTGAAAGTCCATATATGAAAGGAATGGCAAAATATTATTCTGCTTTAGGTTGGGATATTTTAGCTATGAATTATAGAGGTTGTAGTGGAGAGTTAAATAAACAACCTATTTTCTATAATTGTGGTTTTACTAAAGATTTAGAATATTTAATTGAGATTAATTCTCACTACGATAAAATTGCTCTTTCTGGATTTAGTTTAGGAGCTAATATTATTTTAAAATACTTAGGTGAAAGAAAAAAATATCCTAAAAATTTATTATGTGCAGCAGTAGTATCTCCTCCTATGGATATGGAAGCTTGCTCTAAACGAATAAAAAGTTTTTCAAATGCTCTTTATAAAACTAAATTTTTAAAAACTTTAAAAGAAAAAGTTATTGAAAAAAATAAATTATATCCTGGTATATATAGAGATGCTGTAAACTTAAAAAGATTTTCAATGGTTTCTGAACTAGATGAATTTGATGATATTTTTACTGCCCCTATTCATGGCTATTTAGATGCTCACGAGTATTATGAAAAAAATAGTTCATTATTTTTATTAGATAATATAAAAATTCCTACATATATTCTTACACCTTTAGATGATCCTATTATGGCAAATTCTTGTTATCCCTATGAAAAATGTAATAAAAATGAATTTTTGACATTTGAAACACCTGAATATGGTGGACATGTCGGATTTTCTAAATTAAATGACGATGCCTACTGGCATGAAGAAAAGATTTCTGAATTTTTTGAAGTTTGTGAATCTGGAGAGAAAAGCCTCTTAAAAGACTTTTCCCAATTAAATTCCTCCCCTAAAATAGATTTTGCTTTAAGACCTTAA
- a CDS encoding DUF1413 domain-containing protein gives MRNQTEQELYEEELLKLLNLALEEVENVKNGCVFLLKDLFKGHEWKIIENSLKTKLSTKFYLAAKKIDSIEIIDNTGMGYQKYKKI, from the coding sequence ATGAGAAATCAAACAGAACAAGAGCTTTATGAGGAAGAACTTTTAAAATTATTAAATTTAGCATTAGAAGAAGTTGAAAATGTAAAAAATGGATGTGTATTTTTATTAAAAGATCTTTTTAAAGGGCATGAATGGAAGATAATTGAAAATTCTTTAAAAACTAAATTAAGTACAAAATTTTATTTAGCTGCCAAAAAAATAGACTCTATTGAAATTATTGACAACACAGGAATGGGTTATCAAAAATATAAAAAAATTTAG
- a CDS encoding ATP-binding cassette domain-containing protein: MKVNVKSLTKGDFSLENINFQLKGGEILVVIGGTGAGKTTLMKALIGKLKFYGEFFYKNIDLSKLSNLQRVQHIAYMCQDLSENNSTIYEECVNVRTPFMTWTETNEDIYAIEHILDILDLNKIKNRSLSTLSKGERKKTNIAKALCQESPIYILDDLLCDLDIKTSNEILDFIKKKIRKENSRMIAVVNNIDFAKKLGDNFLLLKDGEQIGYGEKNILTKEKLEEVYNIK; this comes from the coding sequence ATGAAGGTAAATGTAAAATCTTTAACAAAGGGTGATTTTAGTTTAGAGAATATTAATTTTCAATTAAAAGGTGGAGAGATATTAGTTGTAATTGGTGGAACAGGAGCGGGAAAAACTACTTTAATGAAAGCTTTAATAGGTAAATTAAAATTTTATGGAGAATTTTTTTATAAAAATATAGATTTATCAAAGCTATCAAATCTTCAGAGAGTACAACACATAGCTTATATGTGCCAAGATTTAAGTGAAAATAATTCAACAATTTATGAGGAATGTGTAAATGTAAGAACTCCTTTTATGACATGGACAGAAACTAATGAAGATATTTACGCAATTGAGCATATTTTAGATATTTTAGATTTAAATAAAATAAAAAATAGATCTTTATCAACTCTTAGCAAAGGCGAAAGAAAAAAAACAAATATAGCTAAAGCTCTTTGTCAAGAATCTCCAATTTATATTTTAGATGATTTACTATGTGATTTAGATATTAAAACCTCAAATGAAATATTAGATTTTATAAAAAAGAAAATCAGAAAAGAAAATTCAAGAATGATAGCAGTTGTTAATAATATAGATTTTGCTAAAAAATTAGGAGATAATTTTTTACTTTTAAAAGATGGAGAACAAATAGGGTATGGAGAAAAAAATATACTTACCAAAGAAAAATTAGAAGAAGTTTATAATATAAAATAA
- a CDS encoding 2-phosphosulfolactate phosphatase — MKVTILPSAIEANKENTEGKTVIVIDVLRATSVMITALENGAKKIYPFGAIEDTIEKSKTSKNFLLAGERKGLKIEGFDLGNSPLDYTPEVVSGKEIFMTTSNGTRAIENSKYAKDLFIASYLNLTAISKKILELNNDTVIVCAGTNNEYSLDDILCAGLIVKELNKYVNLEISDFTRGTLRIAELDLPVRKILAGSKHFEYLKSIGYERDLYYCLSIDNSSLTPKYKNGIIEK, encoded by the coding sequence ATGAAAGTTACAATATTACCATCGGCAATTGAAGCCAATAAGGAAAACACAGAAGGAAAAACAGTAATTGTTATTGATGTTTTAAGAGCTACGAGTGTAATGATAACTGCTTTAGAAAATGGAGCTAAAAAAATATATCCTTTCGGAGCTATTGAGGACACTATAGAAAAAAGTAAAACTTCAAAAAACTTTCTTCTTGCAGGAGAAAGAAAAGGATTAAAAATTGAAGGATTTGATTTAGGAAACTCTCCTTTAGATTACACTCCTGAAGTTGTTTCTGGTAAGGAAATTTTTATGACAACTAGTAATGGAACTAGAGCAATTGAAAATTCTAAATATGCAAAGGATTTATTTATAGCTTCATATTTAAATTTAACTGCTATTTCAAAAAAAATTCTAGAACTAAATAACGATACAGTTATTGTTTGTGCTGGAACTAATAATGAATATTCTTTAGATGATATTCTTTGTGCTGGATTAATAGTTAAAGAATTAAATAAATATGTAAATTTAGAAATTTCAGATTTTACTAGAGGAACTTTAAGAATTGCAGAACTAGATTTACCAGTAAGAAAAATTTTAGCTGGTAGTAAACATTTTGAATATTTAAAATCCATTGGTTATGAAAGAGATTTATATTATTGTTTATCAATAGATAATTCCTCTTTAACTCCAAAATATAAAAATGGAATAATTGAAAAATAA